The following coding sequences lie in one Heyndrickxia oleronia genomic window:
- a CDS encoding phosphopantothenoylcysteine decarboxylase, translating into MSSLKGKKILITSGGTLEKWDNVRGHTNLAKGTIGCYLAEEALNKEAEIIYLHGYFAKLPENRRKMRLIQFEGIYDLGEKIKNIVQSENIDIVIMAAAGSDWVVDKVLDQRGNPILESGKMSSDEPPIIHFKKAPKVLSQIKKWNPNLLLVGFKLEHTDDLNYLLDRANLRMTASNAEFMVANKTGSLYGEEAEHYIVSKFQAPKKYSSKNETAAGLIHLLEYYIN; encoded by the coding sequence ATGAGTTCTTTAAAAGGAAAGAAGATTTTGATAACAAGTGGAGGAACACTTGAAAAATGGGATAATGTCAGAGGACATACTAATTTAGCAAAGGGCACAATTGGGTGTTATTTAGCTGAAGAAGCGTTGAATAAAGAAGCAGAGATTATATATTTACATGGTTATTTTGCTAAACTTCCTGAAAATCGTAGGAAAATGCGTTTAATTCAATTTGAGGGTATATATGATTTAGGTGAAAAAATCAAAAATATCGTCCAATCTGAAAATATCGATATTGTAATTATGGCAGCAGCTGGTTCAGATTGGGTTGTTGATAAAGTATTAGATCAACGAGGAAATCCAATTTTAGAATCAGGAAAAATGTCTAGTGATGAACCTCCAATCATTCATTTTAAAAAAGCACCGAAAGTATTATCGCAAATAAAAAAATGGAATCCAAACTTATTACTTGTCGGATTTAAGTTAGAACATACAGATGATCTTAATTACTTATTAGATAGGGCAAATCTTCGGATGACTGCTTCCAATGCTGAATTTATGGTTGCTAATAAAACAGGTTCACTATATGGCGAGGAAGCAGAACATTATATTGTTTCAAAATTTCAAGCACCCAAAAAATATAGTAGTAAAAATGAGACAGCGGCGGGTTTAATTCATTTGCTTGAATATTATATAAACTAA